The stretch of DNA GAGAGCAGAGCCAGCCCGATGGTGCAGGGCGGGGCCGGGTGACCGAGAGCAGAGCCAGCCCGATGGTGCAGGGTGGGGCTGGGTGACCAGGAGCAGAGCCAGCCCGATGGTGCAGGGCGGGGCCGGGTAACCAGGAACAGAGTCCGTGGCCCGATGCCGCAGGGTGGGGCTGGGTGACCAGGAGCAGAGCCAGCCCGTTGGCGCAGGGCGGGGCCGGGTGACCACAGTCTGTGGCCCGATGGCACAGGGTGGCGTTCAGTGGGCTGCCGTCCTCATGCTGCCGGCTCTGTGGTTCCCAGGGGCAAGATGAAGAGGATTGCCTTCCAGTTCACACCCTACAGCTGGGTTCGCTTCGAGTGGAAGCCGGCCTCCAGCCTGCGGCGCTGGCTGGCCGTGTGCGGCATCATCCTGGTGGTAAGGCCGGGCTGCCTAGCGACGATGTGGCGGGTTGGGGGCCAGAGCTGGTGCTCACCCTCTCCTCCCCTAGTTCCTGCTGGCAGAACTGAACACGTTCTATCTGAAGTTTGTGCTGTGGATGCCCCCGGAGCACTACCTGGTCCTCCTGCGGCTCATCTTCTTCGTGAACGTGGGTGGCGTGGCCATGCGCGAGATCTACGACTTCATGGATGACCCGTGAGGGCTGCGGGGGAGACACCCCGGGGCATGGGGGGGCGGGTGGAGACACCCgcagggggcgggggggcgggtgGAGACACCCGTGGGGGGTGGGGGGCCGGGGAGTGGGGCCTGGGCAAGGCCTCCTGGAGGACCCTGGGGGGCCCGGAACGCTGAGCCCCCTGCTACTCCTGCAGGAAGCCCCACAAGAAGCTGGGCCCGCAGGCGTGGCTGGTGGCGGCCATCACGGCCACGGAGCTGCTCATCGTGGTGAAGTACGACCCCCACACACTCACCCTGTCCCTGCCCTTCTACATCTCCCAGTGCTGGACCCTCGGCTCCATCCTGGTGCTCACGTGGACCGTCTGGCGCTTCTTCCTGCGGTGAGTGGGGGCGGGCGGGCGTCTTCCGAAGGAGGGCTGCTGTCCGGGTCTCTGGGCGCAGGCGCGGTGGgagtttggtggtggtggtgcctcCTGTCCCTGCTCCAGCCCTCTGGCTGCCTCTGTGGGAGGGGCCTTTCCTGACCCAACCCTCGGGTCCTTCACTCGGCACTGATGGATCCAGGCTCCTCAGGGCTCCAGTCAGCCACGGCTGCTGTCGCAGGGCCAGAGTACCCGGCCCCCACCCAGCCCATCCTGGACCTCCACAGGGACGAGGTGCCAGCTGTCCGTGGAGCCTGCAGGGGGGGTGGGTGTGGGAGCAGGTGATGacactgccccctgcccccagggACATCACTTTGAGATACAAG from Piliocolobus tephrosceles isolate RC106 chromosome 13, ASM277652v3, whole genome shotgun sequence encodes:
- the PTDSS2 gene encoding phosphatidylserine synthase 2 isoform X4 codes for the protein MIRDWWMCMIISVMFEFLEYSLEHQLPNFSECWWDHWIMDVLVCNGLGIYCGMKTLEWLSLKTYKWQGLWNIPTYKGKMKRIAFQFTPYSWVRFEWKPASSLRRWLAVCGIILVFLLAELNTFYLKFVLWMPPEHYLVLLRLIFFVNVGGVAMREIYDFMDDPKPHKKLGPQAWLVAAITATELLIVVKYDPHTLTLSLPFYISQCWTLGSILVLTWTVWRFFLRDITLRYKETRWQKQQSKDDQGSAVSNGDQHPLGLEEDLLEPGVAEGEGAPTPN